In the genome of Daucus carota subsp. sativus chromosome 9, DH1 v3.0, whole genome shotgun sequence, the window GAACAAATAATTGGACATTTCAAGGGTCTTCAACTACAGACAAAGACGGACGAAGTGGCCATTTGATGACCATTGTTGATGCTCTGAATCCTGGCATTTATAGGATAAGTTTTAATACTGGCAAATACAACCCGGATGGATTTTTTCCTTTTGTATCTATTGTGTTTGAAATAAGGGAATCCCAGAAGTTGGAGCATTTCCATGTTCCCCTTCTGCTCTCCCCATTCTCCTACTCTACATATCGCGGGAGCTAGACATGTTTCTAGGTGATTAATAACAGACTGTCAACTTCGTACTGTAATGTTTTTATTTGCCCAAGTCAAACTTCTAAACTATTAAGAAAGTAAAACTTACTCTTTTAAGTGGAAATATGACCCTCCCGGACTTCTTTACCTGccaatagtttttattttatttataaatgttcATGCAAAGGATTGCATCCTCCCCACCATAGCGTTGTATGTGTTGAAGGCATGCGACGAGAAGAGAAGAAGACATCCAGGGCTAGCCACAGCTCAACCTATTAGATTACTGTCTATGCTTATCTATATTTGTAGCATGTTGGAAATGCTTGTAATTCAAATTCAGAAAGACGTTCTCTTATTATTCATGATGCAAATACAGAACTTACAACACAGACTATTATAACTGAAAACAAGAATCGAAATCTTCCCTCCTTATTCCACAACAGAAGGTACAAACCAAACCCATCGGAGAGAACAGAACAGCTATTGAGCAACAAAGCCTCTAGACATAGGCATCGGGGTTTTGGAGAAGGTAGGCTTCGACAACTTTGTACATCATTAGAACCTTTTCCTTACCGCTCTTGATGTCCTCTTCTTTGAGCATGAAGTCACCTTTAGTGTAATACTTGCTTGTCACCTTAGAGATGGTACCACCACTGGGCGAGGATTCAAACTTAACCTCGTAAGTTATTTTCTCAAGATTTTCAACCAAAGCATCGCCTTCCAACAACGTATAGTTGTATGTGAACTTATCTTCATTAAGCTCATCAATGTGGTACTTGACACTACTGAAATTGCGACCTGAAGCAGTAAAAAAGATGTGCCAACTTAGTTTGATAATTTTAGTATTCATGTTTAACAAGAATCCAGATACATGTGTTATGTGTATGTATGCTCATGAAAATATATACTAATGTGGCTATATAAGCGTGAAAGAATGAGCATACCGTCAAGAAAGTTGACTTGCTTGATGCTTCCAGCTCCGCCATCTCCTTGAATGATCTCAATGCTCTTAATACCTTGTGGCAAGAGTTTGGGAATCAAGTTGTGAGAGTCGAGGATGGAAGCCTTGAAGATCCTTGATGGAGCGATAGCAGAAGTGTACTCATCCGTAAAGCTTGCGAAACCCattctattatatataaaactttGGTGAGAAGTAAGGAAAGGAGGTTAATCTAGATGAGTGAAGAGCTTTTTGGGTTGATTTGAATGACATGGTGAAAGTATGGTATTTATAGGATAAGTAAGTAGACATGGACTGGGATCACTTATTCTGGCGTTTGTCCAAGTAGGGTATGGACACCTTTAGGTTTCAATGGAATGCACAAGACAAAATTTTGGATCTCAACATAATAAGAATTAGAAAACCAAAAAACAGAGTCACAGGGCTAAAAAGAGTCTAAAACTCCTATTTATTGCAGCATAACATATAATTTCACTCATGAGCAGTTAGTTGCAATATAATTGTTAGGCTGTTGAGTGAGTGAGTTAGAGAAGAACCACTCATGTAGCAACAATCTTTtgttaaacaaaaacaatagtcATTCAGAAATTTATACTTAAATGATAAGTCCAAATATACGAAGCCTCGATTCCCACTTGTCATCTTGATCTCTAATTTTTGACGCCGCTGCTAGGTGGGGAGCCTGCAAAACAATGCCTGACCGGGGTGGTGGCAGTCAAGCACCTCCGGTGTAAGGATGAGAATCGGTTTATTTATGTTCTTGTATACAAAACATGATTGCCATTCAGAAATTTATCTTCGAAAATGGAATGCACAATACAAAATTTTGGATCTCAGTATAATGAGAATATAATCAGAAAACAAAAACAGAGTTACAAAGCTTAAAAGCACAAAAGCAGAGTTACAAAGCTTAAAAGCTTATATATAGAGTTGAATATACAGGTAGGATGATATTGCATAAACAGATGAGTTTGTTCTCTTTCACATCCTCAGAAGGAATAAAAactcaataaataaatatagctGGACACAAAAGCTATAGTAGTTTTGCAATTGCTTTGCAGTATTCTCTCTGTCATCTTCAAttttatacgtttttttttcacTATTGGAAACATActttaatactcttataaaatataattttttaattatttttaaaaatttcgttTTCTGAATATTgagaaaaaattagaattatgttatatatttatattttacaagagcatTAGAATACATATGACGTCCTCGTCggccaatatatataatttagggAGACAGAGGAAGTATAAGTTTAGGTGTTTGGGCGTGAAAATAGGATGagtttaatatatgatatacaaaatacttaaaattgttttagatatttttattgTCATGTAATAAAAAGTTCACTTTATTATGCTCAATATATGATCCAAATCATAATTACAAGAAAACGAGTACGCTGCCGCGTATCTCGTATCAGTTCGTTGGACCCAAAATAGGGATCGTTTCTGACCCAAGTCGCCAGAATACAGGTTCCGAGGGCTTTGTACTTCATGAGATCTTTAGTGATCAAGTTAGTACCAAAGAAATGTTCTTACAGTTTCAACATTTGATAAGGGAAAtgcttttaattaaatttaaaaagaagCTTTCTTATTATTCATGATGCAAATACAGAACTCGAACCAGATTCGAAATTATCTACAACAAAAGGTAAACCAATCCTATTGAAGAGAACAGAACAACTATTAAGCAAGAAAGCCTCTAGACATAGGCATCGGGGTTTTGGAGAAGGTAGGCTTCGACAACTTTATACATCATCAGAACCTTTTCCTTACCGCTCTTGATGTCCTCTTCTTTGAGCATGAAGTCGCCTTTAGTGTAATACTTGCTTGTCACCTTAGAGATGGTACCACCACTAGgcaaggattcaaacttgaccTCGTAAGTTATTTTCTCAAGATTTTCAACCAAAGCATCGCCTTCCAACAACGTATAGTTGTATGTGTACTTATCTTCATTAAGCTCATCAATGTGGTACTTCACACTACTGAAATCGCGACCTGAAGCAATAAAAAAGATGTTCGCCAACTTGGTTAATTTGATAATTCTTCATGTTTAACTAGAATATAGATGCATGTGTATGTAAGCTCATGAGAATTTTTAAGAATGAGTGTTACCGTCAATAAAGTTGACTTGCTTGATGCTTCCGGCTCCTCCATCACCTTGAATGATTTCAATGCTCTTAATACCTTGTGGCAAGAGTTTGGGAATCAAGTTGTGAGAGTCAAGGATGGAAGCCTTGAAGATCCTTGACGGAGCGACAGCAGAAGTGTACTCATCAGTAAAGCTTGCAAAACCCATGCTATTATATAGAAAAGTTTGGTGAAAATTAAGGAAAGGAGTTAGATGTAGATGAGTGAAAGAGCTTTTTGGGTTGATTTGAATGACATGGTGGAAGTATGGTATTTATAGGATAAGTAAGTAGACATAGACTGGGATCACTTATTCTGGCGTTTGTCCAGGTAGGGTAAGGACACCGTTTGGTTTCTGGTGCAATTTATCTTGGAGATATATTTCAGTGGAATGCACCAGACAAAACTTTGGATCTCAACATAAAAAGAAATAGAAAACCAGAAAACAGAGTTATGAGCAGGTAGTTGCAATATAGAGTACTATTGTTTGGCAGTTGGGTGAGTTACAGAAGAACCATTCATGCATTCTTTTGTTTAACAATAGAATTTAGGGGTGTATTCAATgttaattttaaaagatttttttttttttcattcataaaaTTCGAGGGTATTCAATtcggattaaaaaaaattatcagaatCTTGAGGTAtccaattgagattttaaattatgctacaaaattcgCTAATATTCgatcaggattttaaattatgcctAGAAATTCCGATGATATTTAATTGGGATGGTTTAAATTCCACCAAAATCTGATTTTCAAATACTGATGGAAttttttggacttcataaaatgatggattttgtgggataATTTAGTgtgttttaagttttttaaaatctcatcaaaatttataagattttgaaacattgtgcttaagtcctaaAGAATTTATATCGTCTCTGTGACATTTtttaaatcttaaatttagGTAATATTTCTGGTTCTACTTTCTCAAACAATGAACTACAGTATATTTACTGTCACAAAATTTCAAAGAGGTCAATAGAAAAGCTGGGAGAAGGTCAGGCCTCTGAATTTCATGGGTAAGCTTGCTTTGGTGGACAGAATGGTCCAAGTCAGCATCAATGAAGATTCTCAAGAAGATAAGCATAGCAGAAGATTTCCTCATTGTTTGATCTGTCAGAGATGTTGCTATTTTGGGTGAAAGTAGGAATGTTTGTTTCTTATAATGTCAAAACTCAGAGAAATCCAGggcattattgacttttaacatATCTAATAAACATACAGGTTCTGAGGGCTATTTACTTCATGAAATCTTCAGTGACCTAGTTAGTACCAAAGAAATTAAAGTAGCCTACAAGGTGTTGGTGTAGTGGTAGAGCTCTTGTACCCCCCTTGCGGACAGGAGATACTTTTTAATTGAATGCAGAAAGAAGTTTTCTTATTATTGATGATGCAAATACAGAACTCAAAACACAGACTATTATGACTAAAAACATGAATCGAAATCATCCCTCCTTATTCCACAACAAAAGGTACAAACCAAACCCATTGGAGAGAACAGAACTAGGAGCAAGAAAGCCTCTAGACATAGGCATCGGGGTTTTGGAGAAGGTAGGCTTCGACAACTTTGTACATCATCAGAACCTTTTCCTTACCACTCTTGATGTCCTCTTCTTTGAGCATGAAGTCGCCTTTGGTGTAATACTTGCTTGTCACCTTAGAGATAGTACCACCACTAGACGAGGATTCAAACTTAACCTCGTAAGTTATTTTCTCAAGATTTTCAACCAAAGCATCGCCTTCCAACAACGTATAATTGTATGTGTACTTATCTTCGTTAAGCTCGTCAATGTGATACTTCACACTACTGAAATTGCGACCTGCAGGAGTTAAAAAGATCTGTGCCAACTTAGTTTAATAGTTCTTCATGTTTAACTATAATCCAGATGCATGTGTATGTATGAtcatgaaaatttataaaaatgtgGCTATATACGCGTGAAAGAATGAGCGGTACCATCAATAAAGTTGACTTGCTTTATGCTTCCAGCTCCTCCATCACCTTGAATGATCTCAATGCTCTTGATACCTTGTGGCAAGAGTTTCGGAATCAAGTTGTGAGAGTCAAGGATGGAAGCCTTGAAGATCCTTGATAGAGCGACGGCAGAAGTGTACTCATCAGTGAAGCTTGCGAAACCCATGCTATTATATAGAAAAGTTTGGTGAAAATTAAGGAAAGGAGTTAAATGTAGATGAGTGAAGAGCTTTTGGGTTGGTTTAATTTACATGGTGAATGGATGGTATTTATAGGATAAGTAGACATGGACTGTGATCACTTCTTCTGGCGTTTGTCCAAGTAGGGTAAGGACACCTTTAGGTTTCTGGTGCAATTTATCTTGGAGATATATTTCAGGGGAATGCACCGGACAAAATTTTGGATCTCAACATAAAAAGAATTAGAAAACCAGAAAACAGAGTTATGAACAGGTAGTTGCAATATACTAATGTATGGCGGTTGGGTGAGTTACAGAAGAACCATTCATGTAGCAACATTCTTTTGTTGAACAatggtttatattttttattatgcaCGGTTTGTTTGGGAGTGCTGCTAAAAATTGTTATGCTGTAGGAAAAGTACTGTTGTACAAATCAGATAGTAGTTTGGTAACTTTTTTTGTTATTCGTATAATTtggataataatataaaaaaacaatatttttgatgagatttgatATTGAAATCTATGACAGCATTCACCAAAAGCTAAAaagcaattttttataaaagcaTTCAGGGGACatgctttttctaaaaatagTTTTTGAGTTGAAAGCTGTTGTTTATGACTTTTAGATTTATTAAACAGTTTTTCACTAGTTTTCCGACAAAAATATGCAACAATGCCAAACAATAGCATACTAGACCTATACAGAACATGAAATATGCAACAATGCCAAACAATAGCATACTAGACCTATACAGAACATGATTGTCATTCAGAGTTAAATATCAACTAGGTGACTGATTGTGCCCAAAAAATTAAGTAGATCATTCATTGCAAACTTGactcaaatattattttatcaaaataatattttatcaaaaatattattttatcgttagtcgaaattcttaaggtattatatattgagtttcacacattttttttataaatgttattacatccaaatgaatgattctgaattctagtattttacataatattgttagattttgaaaatttatcatctatttacatttaattttttattgtattatttgatttaaataaaaataaatagtagataaatttttaaaattttaagaatattaTCTAAATTACTATAGctcagaatctttcatttggatctaataccattcataaaaaatgcgTGAaaccaatatataatactttaagAATCTCGACTAACGAtcgagtgatatttttgataaaaatttccAAATTAGTGACTCATCTAAGTCAAATTTTCAACAAGTGATctacttcaatttttttgacacaGTCAGtcacctacttgatatttaacCTCAAATTTATGAGgataattaaatttaacataaagttcattcatgattaaataaataaaagatagagtacttaataaataatatataatctatttatcattaattaatatactgaaaagattttattttatgttttgaaCTTCTAACTCATCCTAAAGGATTATTAATGAAGGGGATGTGTaatttactaaaaaaattagaagaaaaaGATATCCTGAGCATGAGTTCTACAAGTGTTTCGAGATACAAATCATTATTCATAACATCGTCGTGTAACATTGAGAATCTCAAATagtttttatcaattttaattttgaaaaactttTTTTCGCTGATGCAACGGTAACCGAAAATTTGGACctcttctatttttttattaatcaattttactattttctatcttgacaaaaaaaattatattataattatgtaaCTAAAAAATCTAAATCCCTTCTAAATTTAGATTTTAGACCTTAGGAACCGTGCCTGATTGTCATTCATACAAGCTGAAGTCCCACTCCAGCTGAGACCGGCTCATTCAGGAGCCTGCAACCGGATAGCTTTTTCCAACCTCAAAGTTGTCAACGATGTCTTTGAAACCGCCTGAAAGGCTGAAGTATCTTGGTTTGTAAAAACCAATGGCTGTGAGTGTATGTCTTGTGTATTCGTATAACCAGAAATTTTTGGCCAAAAGGTCTTCTAACTTGTCTTTTTCTTCAGCACTTAGCatatttaaatctttaaaacaaAAACACATGTAACCATGTTGAGATAAATGCTTaaatataaagataaaataaatttggagAATTATTTCTCTGGCCTTGGCATAATCATCTCCCGATTGATTAGACTAACGAAACCATTCGCATCAATAAAGCTCATCCAAATTCCATGAACGAAAGCACGGATCGGGTTTGACTGAGCTTATGCCTTATGACTTAAcgtaacttatgacttaacgtgacttatgtgATAAGATGGAAGTTTAAAATGTATGTttgagtaattttgacttagaaataaatatcaagtaggtcactcgtttcgtccaaatgtatcaattgagtcactgattcccaaattgacgcaaatgagaca includes:
- the LOC108202364 gene encoding major strawberry allergen Fra a 1.07-like; translation: MGFASFTDEYTSAIAPSRIFKASILDSHNLIPKLLPQGIKSIEIIQGDGGAGSIKQVNFLDGRNFSSVKYHIDELNEDKFTYNYTLLEGDALVENLEKITYEVKFESSPSGGTISKVTSKYYTKGDFMLKEEDIKSGKEKVLMMYKVVEAYLLQNPDAYV
- the LOC108201210 gene encoding major strawberry allergen Fra a 1.07-like; translation: MGFASFTDEYTSAVAPSRIFKASILDSHNLIPKLLPQGIKSIEIIQGDGGAGSIKQVNFIDGRDFSSVKYHIDELNEDKYTYNYTLLEGDALVENLEKITYEVKFESLPSGGTISKVTSKYYTKGDFMLKEEDIKSGKEKVLMMYKVVEAYLLQNPDAYV
- the LOC108202363 gene encoding major strawberry allergen Fra a 1-2-like, with translation MGFASFTDEYTSAVALSRIFKASILDSHNLIPKLLPQGIKSIEIIQGDGGAGSIKQVNFIDGRNFSSVKYHIDELNEDKYTYNYTLLEGDALVENLEKITYEVKFESSSSGGTISKVTSKYYTKGDFMLKEEDIKSGKEKVLMMYKVVEAYLLQNPDAYV